The Thermodesulfobacteriota bacterium sequence TCACGTGCAGGGTATTGCAGGCGATGAAGAGATCGTAATCCCCATAGTCGTGACAGGAAATCTCCTCCCAGACCCTGCCGTCCACAGGAAGGGCGTCGACTTTCTTTTCGACCATCTTCTCGCTCAAGAGGTTTCTCATGCCGCTTGATGGTTCGAGGGCGATCACTTCACAGCCCCGTACATGGAGGGGAAGGGATAAGATCCCGTTGCCCGCACCGATGTCCAGGACCTTCCAGCCGGGACGGGCCATGGCCAGGAGCACCCCCAGGATCTTCTCATGATAATGGGTATGCTCGATCCAGAGTTTGTACCACTTGGCATACTGGTCCCAGAACGCTACTGTGTCGATACGATGGCCTGCTGCTGCCACCATCCAGATCCCTTCGTTTTTTCTCTTCCTTCGGGAAAGAGCAGACCGACTTCTTGACGGGATTGAAAGAAAGACAGGATAAGGGTTGGAAATCTCCCTTAAGAAAAAACCACGGAGGCGTTCGCTTCGGCGAAACTTAAAACCTCCGTGGTTTCGATTTCGTGAAAGGCCAGAGGGCCGGGCCTCTTCACCTTCAGGTGAGCTCTCCTTTCGGCTCTCCGGCCCTCTCCTATATAAGGAATCCGATACCGCTTGTCAAGCGGTCTCACGCCCCCAGGACAAAGGCAAAAATCAGAGGGACGACGATGGTGGCGTCCGACTCGATGATGAATTTGGGGGTCTCAACCCCCACCTTTTCCCAGGTGATCTTTTCATTGGGGACGGCGCCAGAATAAGACCCATAACTCGTGATCGAATCGCTCACCTGGCAGAAATAGGCCCAGAGAGGGACATCTTTTCTCCCCAGCTCCTGTCTCAAAAGGGGGACGACGGAGATCAGAAAATCGCCGGCAATCCCTCCGCCGATTTGTAATAGACCCAAGGGATGCTGTTGGCTCGTTTTGGGATACCAATCCAAAAGCTCCAGCATATACTCCATCCCGGTTCGAACCGTGTGGACATTTTTTATGTTTCCCCGCAGACAATGGGCCGCATAGATATTACCCATGGTGCTATCTTCCCAGCCCGGGACAAAGAGGGGTAAATCTTTCTCACAGGCGGCGACCAGCCAGCTTTCCTTCGGGTCAATCTGATATTCCGGTTCAAGGCGCCCGCTACGGATCAGTCTGTANNNNNNNNNNNNNNNNNNNNNNNNNNNNNNNNNNNNNNNNNNNNNNNNNNNNNNNNNNNNNNNNNNNNNNNNNNNNNNNNNNNNNNNNNNNNNNNNNNNNCAGGCGGCGACCAGCCAGCTTTCCTTCGGGTCAATCTGATATTCCGGTTCAAGGCGCCCGCTACGGATCAGTCTGTAAAAAAACTCGTGGGGAAAGAGACGTTCTCCCCTCCGGTCTGCCTGAAACCACTCTTCCCTTAGATAGGACTCGAGGCGTTTGATAGCTTCCTCGGGGATACAAGTATCCGTGACCCGATTTAAACCCCTCTCGAGCAACTCCAGCTCCTCCTGGGGAGAGAGGGAGCGGTAATGAGGGATCCGTACATAGGAATGGTGGGCGATTAGATTGAAGGCCTCCTCTTCCAGATTGGCGCCGGTGCAGCAGAGGCCATGGACCTTCCCTTTGCGGATCCCCTCGGCCAGGGAGACGCCAATCTCGGCCGTGCTCATCGCCCCTGCCATGGCCACCATCATGTAACCTCCCTGCTCGAGATGGAGGAGGTAGGCCTTGGCCGCATCGAGGAGGGCAGCCGAATTGAAATGGCGGAAATGGCGAATCATAAAAGAAGAGAGCGGTCCGTGATCCATCTTCACTCCCCTTAGGAAACTTTTTTCCCCAAAACGCAGTAGAAACCGGGCTCATCGATAAACCGTTCGACCTTCAATCCAAATCTCTGAAACATCGAACGCATGGAAGGCTCCTCGGGAAGATGATCGTGCATGACCGGCGGACAGGAAGCATGGTGTTTCTTAATCCCTTCGGACGATTCGAAGTGGGCAATAGCCAAAAACCCTCCAGGTTTCAGGATCCGAGAAAACCTCTCCATGGCCTTTTCCTTGTCATGAAAATGGGGGAAGGAGGAGAAGCAGATGATCGCATCGCAAGAGGCCTCCTCCACCGAGGTCTCCTCTGCCTCTTCGACGAGGAATCGGAGGTTGGCTTCCGGATGGAGCCTCCGGTTCACTTCGATCATCTTTTCCGAGTAGTCCAGTTCGATGAGGAGGCCCTTCGAAGTGATCCGTTCGAGGACGTAGGGGACCAGCACGCCGGTTCCACACCCGACATCAAGCACTCGATCCCCTGGCCTCAGAGGCAGAAGGGAGAAGAGCCGCTTAAAGTTCTCTTCATGCTTGTCGTAGCGCCCTGTTGAAGGGTCCTTATACCACATGTCCATCCACTTTTCGGCCTGCTCATCGAAGAATTGCTTTCGATTCAAATAGATTTCATCTGGAGTCATGTTGATCGAGTTCGCTCCTTTCCTTAAGTTTTCCCAAGCGGCGCTTGGGCGAAAAGAGATAGGCAGCAGCGAAAAGGGTTGTGGCCATAAGGACCACGGCCGCTCCGGACGGTAGGTCGAAGAGATAAGAAACGATAAGCCCTGAAACACAGGCGCCGATTCCAGAGGCCGCGGAAAGGATGAAAAAGTGTTTTAAATTATAGGTCAACTGAAGGGCCGTGGCCCCTGGCTGCACCAGCAGGGCGAAAATAAGAAGCCCGCCCACGGTCGTGAGGTTGGAGGACACCACCGCTCCCGTTAGAAAGAGAAGGGCATAATAAATCACCCTTTCCGGCACACCACTGGATTGGGCAAGTCGTCGTTGGAAGAGCACAGAACGGATTTCCTTAAAAAAGAGGAGGACAAACGAAACGAGGATCAGCGTTATGAGGCCCATGATGATCAAGTCGGATCCAGAGAGGCTCAGCAGACTTCCCCACATCAGATTGAGGGCGCTTGCCTTCGTCCTCGTGAGGACCCCCAGGGCAAGAAAGGCAAGCCCCATCAAAAAAGAAAAGAGGATGCCGAGGACATTTTCAAGGGCGATGTCCGTGCGGTCAGACAGGGGGCCGAGCACTGCCGCAACGATCAGGCACAGGGCCAAACCGCTTAGGAAAGGATCGAAATGGAGAAGCATCCCAAGGACGGCGCCTGCAAAAGCTGCATGAGACATGGAGACGCCAATCAGGGGCATCTTCAGAAGCACTACAAAAACAGAGAGAAGGGAACAGCTCAAACCGCAGAGCACACATGCGATGGCCGCACGCTGGAAAGGGATAACCGAAAACATTTCGATCAAATCATCAACCATAAGAAACGAATCTTTTCCCGTTCCGCTCAAACGTCTCCAAAGGATACTGGAACAACCGGCTCAGGGTCTCCCCGGACAACGCCCTGTGGATATCGCCATCAAAAACGATTCTGCCTTGATGAAGCAGCACGGCCCGGTTCACTGAGGTCGGCATCATATTAAAATCGTGCGTGACGAAGAGAAGGGTAAGGGCCTCCCGTCGGTGGATTTCGTCGATAAGGTTGAGGACTTCCTTCTGGACGGCGATGTCGAGGTTGACCGTTGGCTCATCCATGAGAAGAAGATCCGGCTCCTGAAGGATGGCTCGCGCCAGGGAAACCTTCTGCCGCTCTCCTCCTGAGAGTTGCCCCAAGGGTCGCTGGGCGAGATGGCTCATTCGCATCAACTCCAACATTGCCATGGCCTTCTCTTTCTCCCACCTTCCGGGAGAGCGAAAAAGGCCCAATCTCCCAGCGGCACCGGTCAGGACGGCCTCCAAGGCTGAGATCGGAAAGGCCGGTTCGACCTGAAATCCTTGCGGAACGTAAGCGATCCGAAGACGGGTTTTGAGGGACCGACGGTGGGTTTCAGCTTTCCCGAAGAGCTTGAGTGTCCCCTCGAACCGCTCGAATCCTGCGATGACGTTCAGGAAGGTGGTCTTCCCGGCACCGTTTGGTCCGATGATTCCCAGGGACTCGTGTGGAGAAATCTCCAACGAGATCCGGTCCAAAAGGATTCGGTTGGCCT is a genomic window containing:
- a CDS encoding metal ABC transporter permease, with protein sequence MFSVIPFQRAAIACVLCGLSCSLLSVFVVLLKMPLIGVSMSHAAFAGAVLGMLLHFDPFLSGLALCLIVAAVLGPLSDRTDIALENVLGILFSFLMGLAFLALGVLTRTKASALNLMWGSLLSLSGSDLIIMGLITLILVSFVLLFFKEIRSVLFQRRLAQSSGVPERVIYYALLFLTGAVVSSNLTTVGGLLIFALLVQPGATALQLTYNLKHFFILSAASGIGACVSGLIVSYLFDLPSGAAVVLMATTLFAAAYLFSPKRRLGKLKERSELDQHDSR
- a CDS encoding metal ABC transporter ATP-binding protein, which translates into the protein MERESVLELKDVTVRKANRILLDRISLEISPHESLGIIGPNGAGKTTFLNVIAGFERFEGTLKLFGKAETHRRSLKTRLRIAYVPQGFQVEPAFPISALEAVLTGAAGRLGLFRSPGRWEKEKAMAMLELMRMSHLAQRPLGQLSGGERQKVSLARAILQEPDLLLMDEPTVNLDIAVQKEVLNLIDEIHRREALTLLFVTHDFNMMPTSVNRAVLLHQGRIVFDGDIHRALSGETLSRLFQYPLETFERNGKRFVSYG
- a CDS encoding deoxyhypusine synthase family protein, encoding MDHGPLSSFMIRHFRHFNSAALLDAAKAYLLHLEQGGYMMVAMAGAMSTAEIGVSLAEGIRKGKVHGLCCTGANLEEEAFNLIAHHSYVRIPHYRSLSPQEELELLERGLNRVTDTCIPEEAIKRLESYLREEWFQADRRGERLFPHEFFYRLIRSGRLEPEYQIDPKESWLVAA
- a CDS encoding methyltransferase domain-containing protein, which translates into the protein MNRKQFFDEQAEKWMDMWYKDPSTGRYDKHEENFKRLFSLLPLRPGDRVLDVGCGTGVLVPYVLERITSKGLLIELDYSEKMIEVNRRLHPEANLRFLVEEAEETSVEEASCDAIICFSSFPHFHDKEKAMERFSRILKPGGFLAIAHFESSEGIKKHHASCPPVMHDHLPEEPSMRSMFQRFGLKVERFIDEPGFYCVLGKKVS
- a CDS encoding deoxyhypusine synthase family protein; translated protein: YRLIRSGRLEPEYQIDPKESWLVAACEKDLPLFVPGWEDSTMGNIYAAHCLRGNIKNVHTVRTGMEYMLELLDWYPKTSQQHPLGLLQIGGGIAGDFLISVVPLLRQELGRKDVPLWAYFCQVSDSITSYGSYSGAVPNEKITWEKVGVETPKFIIESDATIVVPLIFAFVLGA
- a CDS encoding class I SAM-dependent methyltransferase gives rise to the protein MVAAAGHRIDTVAFWDQYAKWYKLWIEHTHYHEKILGVLLAMARPGWKVLDIGAGNGILSLPLHVRGCEVIALEPSSGMRNLLSEKMVEKKVDALPVDGRVWEEISCHDYGDYDLFIACNTLHVTGIGFGEALAKTFRLRPKNIFLVVEPNDSYPSVRTSFGEYSLLFRTFYETDNSYAYHHFQEVVEHWTFMKGRSPEPQEMEELQKRIVLRDGHLWLRDRARIMMCWWKRNR